A genomic stretch from Erigeron canadensis isolate Cc75 chromosome 9, C_canadensis_v1, whole genome shotgun sequence includes:
- the LOC122583259 gene encoding cysteine proteinase inhibitor 6-like — translation MHYFFIILYFFFSFNSLRALAHGPLSGGWKPIHDVNDPLIIDIGKFAVDAHNKGGHTSLKFENVVKGETQVVSGTQYSLTIKALDGRVENKYVALVWDKPWMKFRKLLLDFLYINAIENQPPTHPPVSNSLTLPLARGPLSVGWKPIPDVNNPFIIDVGKFAVEMHNQEEHISLKFEKVVKGEIQAVSGIKYNLTIKALDGRVENKYVALVWDAPPMPNMELRWLLSFKGPI, via the exons ATGCACTATTTCTTCATCatcttatatttctttttttcctttaattcTTTGAGAGCATTAGCCCATGGACCCCTTTCTGGAGGTTGGAAGCCTATTCATGATGTAAACGACCCGTTGATCATCGACATCGGAAAGTTTGCTGTAGACGCGCACAATAAAGGGGGGCATACATCTCTTAAGTTTGAAAATGTCGTTAAAGGAGAAACTCAAGTGGTTTCTGGAACGCAATACAGCTTAACGATTAAGGCATTAGATGGGCGTGTTGAGAATAAATATGTTGCACTTGTTTGGGACAAGCCTTGGATGAAATTTAGAAAGTTG CTCCTCGACTTCCTATATATAAATGCCATAGAAAATCAACCACCCACCCACCCACCCGTTTCTAACTCTTTGACTCTAC CATTAGCCCGTGGACCCCTTTCTGTTGGTTGGAAGCCTATTCCTGATGTAAACAATCCGTTTATCATCGACGTCGGAAAGTTTGCTGTAGAGATGCACAATCAAGAGGAACATATAAGTCTTAAGTTTGAAAAAGTCGTTAAAGGAGAAATTCAAGCGGTTTCTGGAATTAAATACAACTTGACGATTAAGGCATTAGATGGGCGTGTTGAGAATAAATATGTTGCACTTGTTTGGGACGCGCCGCCCATGCCTAACATGGAACTTAGATGGTTGCTTTCCTTTAAAGGAcccatttaa
- the LOC122581135 gene encoding protein HIGH CHLOROPHYLL FLUORESCENCE PHENOTYPE 173, chloroplastic isoform X3 produces the protein MECCYSPSSLSCFKFQSLSASGSTRFSPTRLSSSAGLSNPFLKANGRIKSITRQQHSYDLRRTVVYSESRNQGWDFGRFVKTLYFFNGPPSPFKIFESLIANLAGPSSSESEVSMDSSGVILVVGATGGVGRRVVDVLQKKGLPVRVLVRNEEKGRKMLGPNIDLVVGDITKVSTLLPDYFKGVKKVISAFSVIVGPKEGDTPDRAKYSQGIKFFEPEIKGDSPELVEYIGMQNLLKALKESVGLKTGKLVFGFEDGSSRDLPWGALDDVVMGGVSESSFQILPNGSETGGPTGLFKGVVSTANNGGFTSIRTKNFDVAENLSAYDGLELRLKGDGRRYKLIVRTSRDWDTVGYTIGLDTIKDQWQSVKLPFSSLRPIFRAKTVADAQPFDPSQIISLQLMFSKFEYDGKLNPTFVEGPFELPVSSIRAYIAEPITPRFVHVGSAGVTRPERPGLDLSKQPPAVRLNKELGSILTFKLKGEDLIRESGIPFTIVRPCALTEEPAGAELIFDQGDNITV, from the exons ATGGAATGTTGTTACAGTCCATCATCGTTGTCTTGTTTCAAGTTTCAG AGTCTTTCAGCTTCTGGGAGTACAAGATTTTCTCCTACTAGGTTGTCATCATCAGCTGGACTTTCTAATCCATTTCTTAAAGCAAATGGCAGAATTAAGTCCATCACTCGACAGCAACATTCTTATGATTTGAGGCGGACTGTCGTCTATTCAGAATCTAGAAATCAGGGTTGGGACTTTGGCAGATTTGTCAAGACATTGTACTTCTTTAACGGACCTCCATCACCTTTTAAG ATCTTTGAAAGCCTAATTGCAAATCTGGCTGGTCCTTCATCGAGTGAATCTGAAGTGTCTATGGATTCATCTGGAGTAATTTTAGTTGTTGGAGCCACCGGTGGTGTTGGGAGAAGAGTAGTGGATGTCTTGCAAAAGAAAGGGTTGCCTGTTAGAGTATTG GTCAGGAATGAAGAGAAAGGAAGGAAAATGCTAGGTCCAAATATTGACTTG GTTGTGGGGGATATCACAAAAGTGAGCACTCTACTTCCTGATTACTTCAAAGGAGTGAAGAAAGTTATTAGTGCGTTTTCAGTGATCGTGGGACCAAAAGAAGGAGATACTCCTGACCGGGCCAAATACAGTCAA GGGATCAAATTCTTTGAACCAGAG ATTAAGGGTGATTCACCTGAACTTGTGGAGTATATCGGAATGCAAAATTTGTTAAAGGCGTTAAAGGAAAGTGTTGGACTCAAAACTGGAAAATTAGTCTTCGGATTTGAAG ATGGTTCATCTAGAGACCTGCCTTGGGGTGCCTTAGATGATGTTGTGATGGGAGGAGTTAGTGAAAGTTCATTCCAAATACTCCCCAATGGTAGTGAAACTGGTGGACCTACAGGTCTTTTTAAAG GTGTTGTTTCCACTGCTAACAATGGGGGTTTTACCAGCATCAGAACAAAG AATTTTGACGTTGCAGAAAATTTGTCTGCATATGATGGTTTGGAGTTACGTCTTAAGGGTGATGGCCGTCGTTATAAGCTTATTGTTCGCACTAGCCGTGATTGGGATACTGTGGGTTATACCATAGGTCTTGACACCATTAAAGACCAATGGCAATCA GTAAAATTGCCATTTTCTTCGCTAAGACCGATATTCCGGGCTAAAACAGTAGCAGATGCCCAACCGTTTGATCCAAGTCAGATCATATCATTACAG CTAATGTTCAGTAAGTTTGAATACGATGGGAAACTGAACCCGACTTTTGTAGAAGGTCCCTTTGAGCTTCCAGTTTCAAGCATACGTGCGTATATTGCAGAACCTATCACTCCAAG ATTTGTGCACGTTGGATCTGCTGGGGTTACTAGACCTGAAAGACCTGGACTTGATCTAAGTAAACAACCACCTGCAGTCAGATTAAACAAAGAACTGGGATCCATACTAACATTCAAACTTAAG GGTGAGGATCTGATTAGGGAAAGTGGGATTCCATTTACAATAGTGAGGCCTTGCGCGCTAACCGAGGAACCTGCAGGAGCAGAACTTATATTTGATCAAGGAGACAATATCACAGTATAA
- the LOC122581135 gene encoding protein HIGH CHLOROPHYLL FLUORESCENCE PHENOTYPE 173, chloroplastic isoform X2 yields the protein MECCYSPSSLSCFKFQSLSASGSTRFSPTRLSSSAGLSNPFLKANGRIKSITRQQHSYDLRRTVVYSESRNQGWDFGRFVKTLYFFNGPPSPFKIFESLIANLAGPSSSESEVSMDSSGVILVVGATGGVGRRVVDVLQKKGLPVRVLVRNEEKGRKMLGPNIDLVVGDITKVSTLLPDYFKGVKKVISAFSVIVGPKEGDTPDRAKYSQGIKFFEPEIKGDSPELVEYIGMQNLLKALKESVGLKTGKLVFGFEDGSSRDLPWGALDDVVMGGVSESSFQILPNGSETGGPTGLFKGVVSTANNGGFTSIRTKNFDVAENLSAYDGLELRLKGDGRRYKLIVRTSRDWDTVGYTIGLDTIKDQWQSVKLPFSSLRPIFRAKTVADAQPFDPSQIISLQLMFSKFEYDGKLNPTFVEGPFELPVSSIRAYIAEPITPRFVHVGSAGVTRPERPGLDLSKQPPAVRLNKELGSILTFKLKGEDLIRESGIPFTIVRPCALTEEPAGAELIFDQGDNITFLTRT from the exons ATGGAATGTTGTTACAGTCCATCATCGTTGTCTTGTTTCAAGTTTCAG AGTCTTTCAGCTTCTGGGAGTACAAGATTTTCTCCTACTAGGTTGTCATCATCAGCTGGACTTTCTAATCCATTTCTTAAAGCAAATGGCAGAATTAAGTCCATCACTCGACAGCAACATTCTTATGATTTGAGGCGGACTGTCGTCTATTCAGAATCTAGAAATCAGGGTTGGGACTTTGGCAGATTTGTCAAGACATTGTACTTCTTTAACGGACCTCCATCACCTTTTAAG ATCTTTGAAAGCCTAATTGCAAATCTGGCTGGTCCTTCATCGAGTGAATCTGAAGTGTCTATGGATTCATCTGGAGTAATTTTAGTTGTTGGAGCCACCGGTGGTGTTGGGAGAAGAGTAGTGGATGTCTTGCAAAAGAAAGGGTTGCCTGTTAGAGTATTG GTCAGGAATGAAGAGAAAGGAAGGAAAATGCTAGGTCCAAATATTGACTTG GTTGTGGGGGATATCACAAAAGTGAGCACTCTACTTCCTGATTACTTCAAAGGAGTGAAGAAAGTTATTAGTGCGTTTTCAGTGATCGTGGGACCAAAAGAAGGAGATACTCCTGACCGGGCCAAATACAGTCAA GGGATCAAATTCTTTGAACCAGAG ATTAAGGGTGATTCACCTGAACTTGTGGAGTATATCGGAATGCAAAATTTGTTAAAGGCGTTAAAGGAAAGTGTTGGACTCAAAACTGGAAAATTAGTCTTCGGATTTGAAG ATGGTTCATCTAGAGACCTGCCTTGGGGTGCCTTAGATGATGTTGTGATGGGAGGAGTTAGTGAAAGTTCATTCCAAATACTCCCCAATGGTAGTGAAACTGGTGGACCTACAGGTCTTTTTAAAG GTGTTGTTTCCACTGCTAACAATGGGGGTTTTACCAGCATCAGAACAAAG AATTTTGACGTTGCAGAAAATTTGTCTGCATATGATGGTTTGGAGTTACGTCTTAAGGGTGATGGCCGTCGTTATAAGCTTATTGTTCGCACTAGCCGTGATTGGGATACTGTGGGTTATACCATAGGTCTTGACACCATTAAAGACCAATGGCAATCA GTAAAATTGCCATTTTCTTCGCTAAGACCGATATTCCGGGCTAAAACAGTAGCAGATGCCCAACCGTTTGATCCAAGTCAGATCATATCATTACAG CTAATGTTCAGTAAGTTTGAATACGATGGGAAACTGAACCCGACTTTTGTAGAAGGTCCCTTTGAGCTTCCAGTTTCAAGCATACGTGCGTATATTGCAGAACCTATCACTCCAAG ATTTGTGCACGTTGGATCTGCTGGGGTTACTAGACCTGAAAGACCTGGACTTGATCTAAGTAAACAACCACCTGCAGTCAGATTAAACAAAGAACTGGGATCCATACTAACATTCAAACTTAAG GGTGAGGATCTGATTAGGGAAAGTGGGATTCCATTTACAATAGTGAGGCCTTGCGCGCTAACCGAGGAACCTGCAGGAGCAGAACTTATATTTGATCAAGGAGACAATATCACA TTCTTGACTCGTACCTGA
- the LOC122581135 gene encoding protein HIGH CHLOROPHYLL FLUORESCENCE PHENOTYPE 173, chloroplastic isoform X1 produces the protein MECCYSPSSLSCFKFQSLSASGSTRFSPTRLSSSAGLSNPFLKANGRIKSITRQQHSYDLRRTVVYSESRNQGWDFGRFVKTLYFFNGPPSPFKIFESLIANLAGPSSSESEVSMDSSGVILVVGATGGVGRRVVDVLQKKGLPVRVLVRNEEKGRKMLGPNIDLVVGDITKVSTLLPDYFKGVKKVISAFSVIVGPKEGDTPDRAKYSQGIKFFEPEIKGDSPELVEYIGMQNLLKALKESVGLKTGKLVFGFEDGSSRDLPWGALDDVVMGGVSESSFQILPNGSETGGPTGLFKGVVSTANNGGFTSIRTKNFDVAENLSAYDGLELRLKGDGRRYKLIVRTSRDWDTVGYTIGLDTIKDQWQSVKLPFSSLRPIFRAKTVADAQPFDPSQIISLQLMFSKFEYDGKLNPTFVEGPFELPVSSIRAYIAEPITPRFVHVGSAGVTRPERPGLDLSKQPPAVRLNKELGSILTFKLKGEDLIRESGIPFTIVRPCALTEEPAGAELIFDQGDNITGKISREEVAKICVAALESPYACDKTFEVKCVVPFSEQYTVDPENPPPEKDYDVYFKSLKDGITGKEMLEKTPVTV, from the exons ATGGAATGTTGTTACAGTCCATCATCGTTGTCTTGTTTCAAGTTTCAG AGTCTTTCAGCTTCTGGGAGTACAAGATTTTCTCCTACTAGGTTGTCATCATCAGCTGGACTTTCTAATCCATTTCTTAAAGCAAATGGCAGAATTAAGTCCATCACTCGACAGCAACATTCTTATGATTTGAGGCGGACTGTCGTCTATTCAGAATCTAGAAATCAGGGTTGGGACTTTGGCAGATTTGTCAAGACATTGTACTTCTTTAACGGACCTCCATCACCTTTTAAG ATCTTTGAAAGCCTAATTGCAAATCTGGCTGGTCCTTCATCGAGTGAATCTGAAGTGTCTATGGATTCATCTGGAGTAATTTTAGTTGTTGGAGCCACCGGTGGTGTTGGGAGAAGAGTAGTGGATGTCTTGCAAAAGAAAGGGTTGCCTGTTAGAGTATTG GTCAGGAATGAAGAGAAAGGAAGGAAAATGCTAGGTCCAAATATTGACTTG GTTGTGGGGGATATCACAAAAGTGAGCACTCTACTTCCTGATTACTTCAAAGGAGTGAAGAAAGTTATTAGTGCGTTTTCAGTGATCGTGGGACCAAAAGAAGGAGATACTCCTGACCGGGCCAAATACAGTCAA GGGATCAAATTCTTTGAACCAGAG ATTAAGGGTGATTCACCTGAACTTGTGGAGTATATCGGAATGCAAAATTTGTTAAAGGCGTTAAAGGAAAGTGTTGGACTCAAAACTGGAAAATTAGTCTTCGGATTTGAAG ATGGTTCATCTAGAGACCTGCCTTGGGGTGCCTTAGATGATGTTGTGATGGGAGGAGTTAGTGAAAGTTCATTCCAAATACTCCCCAATGGTAGTGAAACTGGTGGACCTACAGGTCTTTTTAAAG GTGTTGTTTCCACTGCTAACAATGGGGGTTTTACCAGCATCAGAACAAAG AATTTTGACGTTGCAGAAAATTTGTCTGCATATGATGGTTTGGAGTTACGTCTTAAGGGTGATGGCCGTCGTTATAAGCTTATTGTTCGCACTAGCCGTGATTGGGATACTGTGGGTTATACCATAGGTCTTGACACCATTAAAGACCAATGGCAATCA GTAAAATTGCCATTTTCTTCGCTAAGACCGATATTCCGGGCTAAAACAGTAGCAGATGCCCAACCGTTTGATCCAAGTCAGATCATATCATTACAG CTAATGTTCAGTAAGTTTGAATACGATGGGAAACTGAACCCGACTTTTGTAGAAGGTCCCTTTGAGCTTCCAGTTTCAAGCATACGTGCGTATATTGCAGAACCTATCACTCCAAG ATTTGTGCACGTTGGATCTGCTGGGGTTACTAGACCTGAAAGACCTGGACTTGATCTAAGTAAACAACCACCTGCAGTCAGATTAAACAAAGAACTGGGATCCATACTAACATTCAAACTTAAG GGTGAGGATCTGATTAGGGAAAGTGGGATTCCATTTACAATAGTGAGGCCTTGCGCGCTAACCGAGGAACCTGCAGGAGCAGAACTTATATTTGATCAAGGAGACAATATCACA GGAAAGATATCAAGAGAAGAGGTTGCTAAAATTTGTGTTGCTGCTCTAGAAAGCCCGTATGCATGTGACAAGACCTTTGAG GTGAAATGTGTGGTACCATTTAGCGAGCAATACACAGTAGATCCTGAAAACCCGCCACCTGAGAAAGACTATGATGTATACTTCAAGTCCTTAAAAGATGGCATTACTGGTAAAGAAATGTTGGAGAAAACTCCCGTCACTGTCTAA